In Streptomyces sp. ML-6, the genomic stretch CCGGCATCGCCACCTGGCAGCGCCCCACCGACGCCGAGGCCGTCATCCGGATCCGCTGGCGCAACTACCACTGCCGGATCACGGGCGTGACCGGCGACGTCATGACCTTCGCCCAACCCTGCTGGACCAACTCGGCGAGCGGCACCGATCGCACCGGACCCTCCTGGGACTCCACCACGGTCGACTCCGCCCGCTACAGCGGCGTCGCCTTCTTCGAGAACGCCCCCGAACTCCTCGACGAACCCGGCGAGTTCGTCTGGAACTCCGAGGCCCGCACCGTCACCTACCTGCCGCGCCCGGGCGAGAACATGCGCCACGCCCGGACCGTCACCCCACACACCGAACAACTGCTCGTCATCGACGGTGCCCACGACGTCACCGTCAGCGGGATCGGCTTCGCGTACGCGGCGTACCGCCGGCCCGACACCGACGAGGGCTACGCGGGCACGCAGGCCGGCCTCACCCTGACCGGAGCCACCGGCCCCGTCGACCACGCGGGCCGCTTCTACACCAAGCCGTCCGCCGCGGTGACCGTCCGCGGCGGCCGGAACATCGACATCGACAACGCCCGGTTCGGCCGGCTCGGCGGGGCGGGCGCGATCCTCGAAGCCGGCACCAAGGACAGCTCCCTGACCCGCTCGTCCTTCACCGACCTGTCCTCGGGCGCCGTGTACGTGGGCGACACCGAACCGATGCCCGGCACGGAACTCGCGGGGGAGCGGAACACGGTCGCGTACAACACCATCTCCCGCACCGGCGTCGAGTACACCGACTCGGTGGGCATCTGGGCCGGTTACGAGGCGGAACTGACCGTCGACCACAACAGCCTGGACCAACTGCCCTACTCCGGCATCTCGGTCGGCTGGGGCTGGAACCAGCCCGAGGCCCAGACGTCCGTCCTGCGCGACAACAGGGTGACGAACAACCGGATCACCGACGTCATGCAGGTCGCCCGGGAACAGCACGACGGCGGCGCTATCTACACCCAGGGCGCGCAGCCGGGCACGGTCGTCTCCGGCAACTACATCAACCGCTCCGCCTTCGGCAACACCGAGCGCGACGGCAACGGCATCTACCTGGACGAACAGTCCTCGCACATCCTCGTCGAACGCAACGTCATCACCCGCGTCGGCTACAAGTGGGTCTCCAACTGGGCGGACTACGGCATCCACAACACTGCCCGGGGCAACTGGACCGACACCGCGGCCCCCGCGCTCGGCGGCACGGGCTCGGTCATGACGGACAACCTCACCGGTCTGGACCGGCTGCCCGCCGAGGCCCTCGCCGTCGCGGCACGGGCGGGCGCCCGCGGCGGCCCGGTCGAGCAGCTGCGCATCGACCTGGCCCGCACCGGCACCGCCACCCAGTCCTCCACCGAGGGCGCGGCGGGCCCGGAACTCGCCCTGGACGGCGACACCACCACGGACACCCGCACCCTGTCCGGGGCGGGCACCTGGTGGCAGGTGGACCTGGGCGACGAACGGCGCGTCCGCCGGATCGAGATCTGGAACGACGCATCCGCCACGACCGCCGGCTTCGACGTCGTCACCGACGACACGACGATCCACGTCGACGGGAAGGCACTGCGCCCGACCGTCCTGAACCTGGACAGCCGCACCCGAACGGTGAAGATCGTGACGTCCGGCACCGGACGCGTGGCCCTCTCCCAGGTGCTCGTCCACCCGTAGCACCCGTGATCCCCGCCCGTCCGGGGCCGCCGGTCACCCCACCGGCGGCCCCGGACGGACGCCGTCTCCCGGTCACCGGCCCAGAAAGGCGCCGATCCGCTCCCGCAGCCCCCGCGGATCCAGCCCGTGGGCGGCGAGGTGCTCGTCCATCTGCCCGTACCTGCGCAGCTCGGCCCGCCCCACGCCGAGCCCCAGCACCCGGTGCGGCAGTTCGGCGAGGGCGTCGTTCGCCGCGGTCGTGGACGTGCCCGCCAGGTAGGGCTCCACGACCACCACGTCGGCGGCGTCCTGCCCGCCGACCGCCCGGCGCAGCCCGGCCCCGTCGAACGGGCGCACCGTGGCCGCGTACAGCACGGTCACGTCCAGCCCCTCGGTCGCCGCGAGCACGTTGTCGAGCATCGGCCCGACCGCGACCACCACCCCGCCCGTCCCCTCCGCACCGGGATGAACCCGGCACCCCCGCCCACCGGCCGGGCCGCCGCGTTCGACTGCAGCGACAGCCGCACGTACACCCGGTCGTCCCCGACAGCGGCCTCCCGCAGCAGTTCCTCGGCCTCGTCGGGATGGCCCGGCACCTGGATCGTCCACCCCTCCAGGGTGTCCATGAGGGCGACATCGCCCGGCGCCATGTGGGTGAAGCCGCCGGCCGGCCAGTCGTACGAGGCCCCCGCGCTCACCAGCACCCCGCCCGCCCCCTGGTGGCCGAAGTCCAGCTTGACCTGCTCGAACGGCCGCTCCACCAGAAAACTGGCGAAGGTGTGCACGATCGGCCGCAGACCGGTGAGCGCCATTCCCGCGCCCGCCCCGATCAGCAGCTGCTCCCTGATGCCGACGTTGACGACCCGGTCCGGATGGGCCCGCTCGGCCCCGGCGAAGCCGTCGCGGCTGATCTCGGCCAGTACCAGGGCCAGGCGCGGGTCCTCGTCCAGCAGCTGTGACGTGGTCGAGATGAAGCGGTCACGCATCGTGTCCATGGGAAGTGTCCCTCTCTTGTATCGCTGTTCCGGTGCGGCGGCGCTGGTCGGGAGCGCTCAGTCCTTCGGGTCGACCCGGGCGACCACGGCCCGCGGCCGTCCGGGGTGCGGCGCGGTGAAGGCCGCGTACAATGCCTCGTGGTCCCGGCCGTCCACGGACTCGACCGACCAGCCCGCGGCCTCGAAACGGGCCGCGATCCCGCCGGGCCGGCCGTGGGACGACGAAGCGTTGTCGATCACCACGGTGTGCAGCTGCTCCAGCCCGGCCGGGCCCGCGTAGGCGATCGCCTCGTGGTTGCTGCCCTCGTCCAGCTCGGCGTCGCCGATCAGCACCCACACCCGGGGGTCGGTGAGCCCCTGGGCCCGCAGCCCGAGCGCGCTCCCCACGGCCAGCGGCAGCCCGTGGCCCAGCGACCCGCTGCCGATCTCCACCCCCGGCACCAGCGTCCGGTCCGGGTGGTGCCCGAGCGGCGAGTCGTACGCCCCGAACCCGGGCAGCAGCTTCTCGTCGAAGAACCCGTGCGCGGCCAGGACGGCGTAGTACGCCATCGGCCCGTGCCCCTTGGACAGCAGGAACCGGTCGCGGTTGGGCGCGTCGACGGTCTCGGGCGTGACCCGCAGCACCCGGTCGTACAGCACCCACAGCACGTCCAGCGTGGACGTCGCGGCGGGGCCGTGCTTCTCGTCCCCGGTCATCAGGCCCATCAGACGGTTCATGTCACGGTGGTCGGGGGTTCGTGCGGTGGTCGTGTTCGTCATGGGACCAGCGTTAAACATCAAGCTTGGTTGAGGTCAAGTGGCAAAGGCGTTCGTGACCACCCCGCCGAGTGCGGTATTGTTCTCATGCGCGTTCGGTCAGGGGGAAACCCCAGGTCAGGCGGGCATCGGGACGTGGCGCAGCTTGGTAGCGCACTTGACTGGGGGTCAAGGGGTCGCAGGTTCAAATCCTGTCGTCCCGACTCATAGGAGTCGTGGTTCAGGGGCCGTTTCGGAGAGATCCGAAACGGCCCCTGAACCTTTTTCCGTGCTTCCCGTACGGAGCAGTCCCGCTCGTCTTCCGGTCGAACGTCGGGGGAGGGGGCGCGACGCACCGGCCCCGGATCACCCGAACGACCGGTTCCTCTCGACGCGTGCGGCGAACCGGGGTCCTCTGAACTGCGGGGCCCCTGAACTCCGGGGTCTTCGAACCGCGGAGGAACGGGGGCGCACCACGACCGGAGGAGGAACCCGTGGCCGAGGACGGGGAAGCCGGGCAGCCCGGGGGAGCGGAGCGTGAACTGCGGGAGCTGCGCGGACGCGTGGCCGCGCTGGAGGCCACGGCGGCCGCGCCCCGCGCGCGGCACCGGGTGCGGTCGTCCCTCGCGGTGGCGCTCGTCCTGATCGGGTGCCTGCTCGCCCCACTGGGCATCGTCGCCGCGTGGGCGGCGGACGAGGTCGGCGACACCGACCGCTACGTCGCGACCGTGGCACCGCTCGCCTCCGACCCCGATGTGCAGGACGCCGTCGCCGACCGGGTGACCGACGCGCTCATGACCCGTATCGACCTGCCGACCCTGCTCTCCGACGTCGCCCCCCAGGACCGTCCCCGGCTGGAGAAGGCCCTGGGGCGGCTCGGGGGCGCGCTGGAGGGGGCCGTGCGCAGCTTCGTGCACGACAAGGCCCGGGAGGTCGTGGCCTCCGACGCCTTCGAGAGGGTCTGGACCCGGGCGAACCGGGCCGCCCACGCCTCCGTGGACAAGGCGCTGACCGGCCGCGGCGGCGGTGCGGTGGAGCTCGAGGGGGACGCCGTCACGCTGGACCTGGGGCCGGTCGTCGACCGGGTGGAACAGCGGCTCGTCGACGAGGGGATGAAGGCCGCCGGACGGATCCCCGAGGTGCACACCGACTTCACGCTGGTGCAGTCGCAGGACATCGGGCGGGTCAGGACCTGGACGCGCCTCCTCCAGCTGGCGGGCGCCTGGCTCCCGGTCCTGGCCGTCCTGCTGGTCGGCAGCGGCGTCCTGCTCTCGGTCCGGCGGCGCAGGGCCCTGGTCGTCGGCGCGCTCGGGGTCGCGGCCACCACCGTGCTGCTCGGCGTCGCCCTGCGCGTCTTCAGGGCGTTCTACCTGGACGCCCTGCCGCCG encodes the following:
- a CDS encoding right-handed parallel beta-helix repeat-containing protein codes for the protein MNRPVNVVRATVAAAFAALLTGLLTVPPAQAAPGPRTLYAAPDGRGSSCTAARPCTPEGARDLARTETGRDVRVLLRNGTYELDEPLVLGAADSGNDGRTVTWAAAPGARPVLSGGRDITGWRQNTDGTWTAGVPAGVTPRQLFVDGRRATRARGGACAASTCDATKTGMTGATATGIATWQRPTDAEAVIRIRWRNYHCRITGVTGDVMTFAQPCWTNSASGTDRTGPSWDSTTVDSARYSGVAFFENAPELLDEPGEFVWNSEARTVTYLPRPGENMRHARTVTPHTEQLLVIDGAHDVTVSGIGFAYAAYRRPDTDEGYAGTQAGLTLTGATGPVDHAGRFYTKPSAAVTVRGGRNIDIDNARFGRLGGAGAILEAGTKDSSLTRSSFTDLSSGAVYVGDTEPMPGTELAGERNTVAYNTISRTGVEYTDSVGIWAGYEAELTVDHNSLDQLPYSGISVGWGWNQPEAQTSVLRDNRVTNNRITDVMQVAREQHDGGAIYTQGAQPGTVVSGNYINRSAFGNTERDGNGIYLDEQSSHILVERNVITRVGYKWVSNWADYGIHNTARGNWTDTAAPALGGTGSVMTDNLTGLDRLPAEALAVAARAGARGGPVEQLRIDLARTGTATQSSTEGAAGPELALDGDTTTDTRTLSGAGTWWQVDLGDERRVRRIEIWNDASATTAGFDVVTDDTTIHVDGKALRPTVLNLDSRTRTVKIVTSGTGRVALSQVLVHP
- a CDS encoding transketolase is translated as MTNTTTARTPDHRDMNRLMGLMTGDEKHGPAATSTLDVLWVLYDRVLRVTPETVDAPNRDRFLLSKGHGPMAYYAVLAAHGFFDEKLLPGFGAYDSPLGHHPDRTLVPGVEIGSGSLGHGLPLAVGSALGLRAQGLTDPRVWVLIGDAELDEGSNHEAIAYAGPAGLEQLHTVVIDNASSSHGRPGGIAARFEAAGWSVESVDGRDHEALYAAFTAPHPGRPRAVVARVDPKD